Proteins co-encoded in one Flavivirga eckloniae genomic window:
- a CDS encoding DUF3467 domain-containing protein, with protein MANEKENPKQGQINIELDEKVAEGTYSNLAIINHSVSEFVVDFVNIMPGIPKNKVKARIILTPQHAKRLLKALGENISRFENAHGEIKDYEQPPIPLNFGPTGQA; from the coding sequence ATGGCAAACGAAAAAGAAAACCCAAAGCAAGGTCAGATTAATATTGAACTAGATGAAAAAGTAGCAGAAGGAACATATTCCAATTTGGCTATTATTAACCATTCAGTTTCAGAATTCGTTGTAGATTTTGTAAATATTATGCCCGGAATTCCAAAGAATAAGGTGAAAGCTCGAATAATATTAACTCCACAACACGCTAAACGATTGTTAAAAGCCTTAGGAGAAAATATTTCCAGATTTGAAAATGCGCATGGTGAAATAAAAGATTATGAGCAACCTCCAATTCCGCTTAATTTTGGACCAACAGGTCAAGCGTAA
- a CDS encoding (4Fe-4S)-binding protein, with product MDIDAKEFRNSDITVTYDPCKCILSGICARELSDVFSNSIIPWVNLDNTETKRVIKQINRCPSGALKYHKNNEKKQAS from the coding sequence ATGGATATTGATGCCAAAGAATTCCGTAATAGCGACATAACTGTTACCTACGATCCCTGCAAATGTATTTTATCTGGAATTTGTGCCAGAGAGCTATCTGATGTATTTAGTAATTCTATTATTCCTTGGGTAAATCTGGACAATACTGAAACAAAAAGAGTTATTAAGCAGATAAATAGGTGCCCATCTGGAGCTTTGAAGTATCATAAAAACAATGAGAAAAAGCAGGCTTCTTAA
- a CDS encoding peptide chain release factor 3 produces the protein MSFLEEIQRRRTFGIISHPDAGKTTLTEKLLLFGGAIQEAGAVKSNKIKKGATSDFMEIERQRGISVATSVLAFEYNGIKINILDTPGHKDFAEDTFRTLTAVDSVIVVIDVAKGVEEQTEKLVEVCRMRNIPMIVFINKMDREGKDAFDLLDEIEQKLGLKVTPLSFPIGMGYDFKGIYNIWERNVNLFSGDSRKDIEETIEIKDLASSELDTLVGDDAAQTLRDEIELVEGIYPSFDKEAYLNGDLQPVFFGSALNNFGVRELLDCFVEIAPKPRAKESEERLVKPDENKFSGFVFKIHANMDPNHRNRLAFIKIVSGEFKRNTPYLHVRHNKKLKFSSPNAFFAEKKEIVDISFPGDIVGLQDTGSFKIGDTLTEGEVLNYRGVPSFSPEHFRYINNADPLKSKQLYKGIDQLMDEGVAQLFTLELNGRKVIGTVGALQYEVIQYRLEHEYGAKCSYENLNVHKACWVDPEDPKSEEYKDFIRVKQRFLAKDKQDQLVFLADSPFSLQMTQQKYPSIKFHFTSEFN, from the coding sequence ATGAGCTTTTTAGAGGAAATACAACGTAGACGAACTTTTGGTATTATTTCGCATCCAGATGCAGGTAAAACGACCTTAACTGAAAAATTACTGCTCTTTGGCGGTGCTATTCAAGAGGCTGGTGCTGTAAAAAGTAATAAAATAAAAAAGGGAGCTACTAGTGATTTTATGGAAATTGAGCGGCAACGTGGTATTTCTGTTGCTACATCTGTTTTAGCGTTTGAATATAATGGCATAAAAATTAATATTCTTGATACGCCAGGACATAAAGATTTTGCTGAGGATACGTTTAGAACACTTACTGCTGTTGACAGTGTTATTGTAGTCATCGACGTGGCAAAGGGTGTTGAAGAGCAAACAGAGAAGTTGGTAGAAGTTTGCAGAATGCGAAACATTCCTATGATTGTTTTCATTAATAAAATGGACAGGGAGGGTAAGGATGCTTTCGATCTTTTAGATGAAATTGAACAAAAGTTAGGTTTAAAGGTAACGCCTTTAAGTTTTCCAATTGGTATGGGCTATGATTTTAAAGGTATATACAACATCTGGGAAAGGAATGTTAACTTATTTAGTGGCGATAGTAGAAAGGACATTGAGGAAACTATAGAAATTAAAGATCTTGCTTCTTCTGAATTGGATACACTTGTTGGAGACGATGCTGCACAAACGCTAAGGGATGAAATAGAACTTGTTGAAGGCATTTATCCAAGTTTTGACAAAGAGGCTTATTTAAATGGTGATCTTCAGCCTGTATTTTTTGGTTCTGCTTTAAATAATTTTGGTGTAAGGGAATTGTTAGATTGTTTTGTTGAAATTGCTCCGAAACCACGCGCTAAAGAAAGTGAAGAACGTTTAGTTAAACCGGATGAAAATAAATTCTCTGGTTTTGTTTTTAAAATACATGCCAATATGGATCCTAATCATAGGAATCGATTGGCTTTTATAAAAATTGTTTCTGGCGAGTTTAAACGTAATACGCCATACTTACATGTAAGGCATAATAAAAAATTGAAATTTTCCAGCCCTAACGCATTCTTTGCCGAAAAGAAAGAAATTGTAGACATCTCATTCCCAGGGGATATTGTAGGACTACAAGACACTGGTAGTTTTAAAATTGGAGACACTTTAACGGAAGGAGAAGTATTGAATTATAGGGGTGTACCTAGTTTTTCTCCTGAACATTTTAGATATATTAATAATGCCGATCCTTTAAAATCTAAACAACTATACAAAGGTATAGATCAATTAATGGATGAAGGTGTGGCCCAGTTATTTACACTGGAACTTAATGGTAGAAAGGTCATAGGAACTGTTGGGGCGCTTCAATACGAAGTTATTCAATATAGGTTAGAGCATGAGTATGGTGCAAAATGTTCTTACGAAAATTTAAATGTACATAAAGCGTGTTGGGTTGATCCTGAAGATCCTAAAAGTGAAGAGTATAAAGACTTTATTCGAGTAAAACAACGTTTTCTTGCAAAAGACAAACAAGATCAACTGGTTTTTTTAGCAGACTCCCCTTTTTCATTACAAATGACACAGCAAAAGTATCCTAGTATTAAGTTCCATTTTACTTCAGAGTTCAACTAG